In the Cylindrospermopsis raciborskii Cr2010 genome, ACAACATCATCGTTTTGGATAGTTCCTACAGCAGTAGCAGTGGTAATGGTAGCATTGGTCGGGTTGGAGAGGGTAACTGTAAACCCTTCATCCGGTTCAACAGTGGTGTCTCCTAACACATCTACTATGATAGTTTTACTAGTTTCACCTGCTGTAAAATTCACTGTACCAGTTGGCAGGGTTCCACCAAAATCCGTGACATCTGCTTGGTTAGTGCCAAATCCAGTAACTGCCCAATTAGCACTGCTGCTACTAGTGGTATCTCCACTGCGGGTAACAGTAAAGGGAAAAGCTTTTGTACCTGAGTTCCCTTCCGTTTGAGTGGCGCCGGTAGATGCGATCGCCAGTCCAGGAGCAACAACAACATCATCGTTTTGGATAGTTCCTACAGCAGTTGCAGTGGTAATAGTTGCCCCACCAGTGGCATTAGAGAGGGTAACCGTAAAGACATCCACGCTGGGGAAATCACCATCCACTTCAGGGGTAGTGTCTCCTTGCACATTCACTGTGATCACTTTACTAGTTTCATTTCCTACAAAGTTAACTCTTCCCGAGGGAAAAACACCTCCCACAAAGTCATCCCCAATAGCGGATTCCATCCCATCTATAACAGCTGTAAGTACGGGACTTTGTACTGTATAATCAACACTGACTGGAGTTAAGATATAGCCACTCCGGTTGACAATAAATGTGAATGCCTTGCTACCACTATCTCCCTCAGGTTGGTTAGCATTTTCAGGAGCGATCGCCAATGTGGGAACATCATCTTCTAACTTAGTGATAAAGACATCAAAAGATCCACTATTATTTTGTCCATCCAGGTTGCTATCAGTTATCCCACCTAAATAGATCGAGCCATCTTTTCCCGTGGTTAGGGTGGTTGGATAATTACTACCAGTCAACAAGGGGGGACTTTTCCAGATTTGATCACCGTTCGTACTGTACTTGGTGATAAAGCTCTCAGATGCTTGAAATCCAAGGTAAGAATTAGGGTCAAGCTGGATATCTGGAGAAACCCCCAGATAAATGGAGTTATCATTCCCAATGCTTAAAGATCCTAGATCATCTCCACTAGTACCTATTAGCTTTGTCCAAACTTTACTTCCATCTGAACTGTACTTGCTAATAAATACATCTGATAAACCGCTATTAGGTTGCCCATCTAAATTTCCACCGCTCGTACCACTAACATAGATAAATCCGCTACTATCTGTAGCTAACCCCGATGGTGTTTCATCTTCAATTGTTCCTAATACCCTCGTCCAAATCCGGTTGCCATTTGGATCATATTTACTGACAAATACATCTGTCGCTCCATTGTAGTTTTCTCCATCCAATTTCCACTCAGTATAACCTGTGACATAAATTGATTGGTCACTGCCGACAGTTAAAGCAATAGCCTCTTCATTACCACTAAGTGTTCCTAGTAACTTTGTCCAAATCTTAGTACCACTTGAGTCATATTTACTAACAAAAGCATCGGAAAGTAACTGACCACCTACACTAGTTTGGGTTGGGTCAATAGTGCTTCCTGAGATATATATGGAACTATCACTGCCAGCAACCACTGCATAGGCAATATTTAGACTACCAGTATTTATATCTACCAACTGGGTCCAAACTTCATTGCCATCTGGATCATATTTTCTAATAAACGCTCCCAAACCGGTGCTATTCTGACCACCAAGGTTCCCTCCTGTAACCCCAGCTACATAGATAAATCCATCACCAGATATGGTTACTGCATCAGCAATGTCACCTGCAACAGTACCAAATTGTTTTTTCCAAACATTTGTGCCATTGTCGTCGTATTTGGCAATAAAAGCGTCTTGAAGTCCCCTATTGCTTCCATCCAGATTGCCCTCCGTGAAACCAACTATGTAGAGGGATCCGTCAGTTCCCACAGTTAAGTCCACACCAAAATCAATACCGCTGGTTCCTAATAAACGTGTCCAAGCTACTACGGGCAAGATTGAACCATTCTTTTCTACTTCTACTGTTTTGCCATCAATGGTTACTGATGCTAGATCTTCTTCTGCTTTTAACCGACTAATCTCATCCTTATTTAATCCTTCACCCTGCACCAATGCAGCAAAAATCGCCCCTTCATCTCCGGGACTATCCACTGTATTAATATAAGCATCTACATAATGCCCTATTTCTTCTATAAGCACCTTGCTAACTAAACCTAAAGTGCCCTTCTCTATTAACTTGCTAGACAGATAAATCCTATTCTCACTTGACGAGTAGGCACCATTACCATCGCCTAGAATACCGCCATCTACAATCTCCATTTGCGGTAACTGACTAAAATCCCCTTTTTGCCACTGTAACCTCAGTATTTGGGCATTTTCTCTGTTATATTCCGTACCAAACGCCGTATCCAACACTTGCCAAAAGTCACCTGACAAAGAAAAAACCCACAGCTGGTGCAATGCACTATTTAAGCCCTGATTAGTTATTTTCGCCACGACCAAAAACCTCACACAATTGTTTTTAAAAATAGAGCTGTTGGGAAATAAAAGCATATTTCCGGATGACAGAACTTCCCCCATCCCGATTGAATTTATGCTGCATCTAAATAGAAGTTCCATAGCCCTGCACTGACCAACATCAATTGATCATCAAAATCGGTCACACGATTCCTATATACAGAATGTACACAGTTATATCTCTTAATTCCAGAGTGAGCGTGCTCACACACAACTCGCTGACGACTGAGTTCTCGATTCTCCTCCTTTTGCTGCTGTGTTAACTCCTTACCTTTCGGTTTCTTGTGTGGTAAATGGACATTGACAAATTCTTTCTCCAACCCATGAAAACCCAAATCTCCCTCTATTGCTACTTCATCAGGAATGTATTGCACTATCTCTGATTCATGGAGTAGCCGTTTGTCATGCACTTTACCTGCTCTGGTTTTCGTCAGAATAATCACTCGTTTCTCCCTTGTGCTGACTGTAATCTGCTTGCATGTATGCCGCTTTTTCTTGCCAGAGTAATACTCTTTTTGGCGTTCTCGGTTTTGAGGACGCTGGACTGGACGCTCCGTACCATCCACAATCACCTCCTTCACATCTGGAAACCTTTTGGTGAATTCCTGCTCCTGAGTTTGCGTGCTGGCAAAACTTGCTTTTCTCCTAAAGTGGTTTCTAGCACAGACAGTAGTCGATGTACCCAATCATGAGCACAGGAGCGGTCAAAGTTGAACAACACACTCAGCAAGTCAAACGTCGGATAACATTTGCAGTACAGCAGGATATAAAATAGTTTTTCCTCTATACTTCTGAGTGTAGGCTTGCGTCCGCCCCCGGGCGCACGTTTGCGGTTTGCTAAGGAGTTGAACACGGTGCGTTCATAGGTATCAGCAAACTGAGATAACAGCTCGTTGAATGCTTGGCGGTTAAGTCCAGTCATTGCTCGTAGCAGTCGCTCTTGATTCAGGACGCGGTCTAACTTCAACATTAATGTCACCCTACTTGTCTGCTTGATTATTATCCCTTATTTTCCAACAACTCTAATATTTGGTTAACAGTAGCAATCCTAACAGGGATTATAACATATCTATCTCAAATAAAACAATGAGCATGTTACAAAATGTTACAAATCCCATATCCTCCGTTTGGGTTGCATCAGTTTGAAATCAGTGATTTTTTATCACGCAGCATTACATGTAATTAATAGAGCTGTTGGGTTTCGTTCCTCAACCCAACCTACATTCCAAATTTAGAATTGCTGACTAAATGGCATTTCCAGTCCACCGATTGTACTATAATTCCTATATCCTTACCAAAACCCAACTGGATGTATAAACAAAAGTTACGCCATGGCTTACAGTGAGTTCACCACCCTAGATAAGGTAATAAAAACCTTTAGCTTGCAGGTAGAAGAAGACCAAAATTTGTTTTGTGAGGTCAAACCTCTCCAACCTTCAGATTATCTTCAGCAGACCCTACAGGAGTATTTGCCCTTAGCAACTGCCATTAATACAGAAAAAGCCCGTTCCGAATTTCTCATCGCCCCAGTGTTAGCAGAGCTACGCCGTCAAACTAAACACCAAATCAGTCTGTTTTCCGGTACTGAGTTTAATGTAGATCCGGAAAGGGGTTTGGTGGGATTTTGCGATTATTTAATTAGCCATTCTAAGGAACAGTATTTTATCACAGTGCCAGTCATCGCTGTGGTAGAAGCAAAAAATGAAAATATTAAAGGGGGATTGGGACAGTGTATTGCCGAAATGGTCGCAGCCCAGTTGTTTAATTCCCAAGGAGGGACTCCCTTGACTTATATTTATGGGGTCGTTTCTACGGGGACGGTTTGGAAGTTCTTGCGTCTGGAAAACGCGACTGTTTTTATTGATTCCCTAGAGTACTATATTAACCAAATTGATAGAATATTAGGCATTATGATGTTACCGCTGTGTAAAGCTTACTAAAATACCCAATTAAGACCTTTTGTACGAATAACCGAGCAGATGGGCCTTCTATCAAAATTTTGCCAGATTATTATTCATGGTACCAAATCCCCTACAATAAATATCACTGATACAGAAATTCAGGAGAGTTAAGCCATGCCAATGGCAGTTGGCGTTATCGAAACTTTAGGTTTTCCCGCAGTTTTAGCCGCAGCAGATGCTATGGTTAAGTCTGCTGCTGTCACAATCGTATACTATGGCATTGCAGAAAGTGGAAGGTTGTTGGTTGCTGTTAGAGGACAGGTAGCAGAGGTGAAAACCGCTGTTGCAGCTGGAATAGCTTCCGAAGAAACCGTTTATGGTGGTCAGGTGATTACTCATTACATAGTCCCCAACCCACCGGAAAATGTGGAGACAATTCTACCCATCCATTTCACTTCTAAGTCCGAACCTTTTCGCATTTTTTAACTTGTACCGGTAATTTTATTTATACAGGAGATTAGTAATGTCCCTACAGGCCGTTGGATCTTTAGAAACAAAGGGTTTTCCCGCAGTTTTAGCAGCAGCAGATGCTATGGTTAAAGCTGGAAGGGTAACTTTGGTCGGTTATATCCGAGTTGGTAGCGCCCGCTTTACAATCAATATTCGTGGTGATGTTTCTGAGGTGAAAACTGCCATGGCCGCTGGTGTGGAAGCAGCACAAAATGTCTATGGTGGTACTCTGGAATCCTGGGTAATTATCCCCCGTCCCCATGAAAACGTGGAAGCTGTCTTACCTATTGCTTACACAGATCAAGTCCAGCAATATCGAGACTCGGTGGAAAACCCCATTGTCCGCTCCTCCAGTGGTAGATAGTTTTTGGTAACTATCTCAACCTATCTTTTTGGAATACAAACGGCTTTTGTTAATGCCGACTTAAATGGTGCAGCAAATATTTTAGGCGATTTTACTATGGAACTAAGTGCAGCAAATATAGCAGAATATTGGCGGAAACGACTCGCTGCTGAGTCTCCTGAAAACAGTGATGACGCTAGAAATAGTATTATGCTTTGGCTTTTGGGGTCGGACTTAACCAGATTTGCAGGGTTCACACCCAAAGAATTGGAGATTGCTCAAAAGGCTATGGAATATCGCTGGCGAGTTCTACGACAGCGATATTTAGGTGTGGGAAGGGAACAGGCCTATCGTAATTTGATGGTTCGCTTGGCAAGTGTTACCACAATTAGAAATAAAATTCAAACCTGGGTCTCTTTAAGTCGCGATCGCCAGCGTAGTGTGATAGATGTACTGCAAGAGGTAATTCAGGAAATGCTGCAAAGTGATTCTTATATGCAGCAGCAAATGAGTCTAATTGCCGACGCAACTGGGGATAAAAGGTTACGAGACATGTTATTATTTGCCAGCTTAGAAGAATACTGTTTACGACCTGTGCGTAATCAACCTTTATTGACACATCGGTTTGTCAATTATTTACGCCGCATTCAGCGAGGGGGATTGACTCAAATTCCAGGTAAGGACGTGATTAGACTGGTTTCTGACGAAATATTAACAGAAGATACGGAAAGCAACTTAAATCTTTTAGATGACGAAGCGATCGCCCAGTATCAGGAGGCGCAAAAGGTAGA is a window encoding:
- a CDS encoding Calx-beta domain-containing protein, which encodes MAKITNQGLNSALHQLWVFSLSGDFWQVLDTAFGTEYNRENAQILRLQWQKGDFSQLPQMEIVDGGILGDGNGAYSSSENRIYLSSKLIEKGTLGLVSKVLIEEIGHYVDAYINTVDSPGDEGAIFAALVQGEGLNKDEISRLKAEEDLASVTIDGKTVEVEKNGSILPVVAWTRLLGTSGIDFGVDLTVGTDGSLYIVGFTEGNLDGSNRGLQDAFIAKYDDNGTNVWKKQFGTVAGDIADAVTISGDGFIYVAGVTGGNLGGQNSTGLGAFIRKYDPDGNEVWTQLVDINTGSLNIAYAVVAGSDSSIYISGSTIDPTQTSVGGQLLSDAFVSKYDSSGTKIWTKLLGTLSGNEEAIALTVGSDQSIYVTGYTEWKLDGENYNGATDVFVSKYDPNGNRIWTRVLGTIEDETPSGLATDSSGFIYVSGTSGGNLDGQPNSGLSDVFISKYSSDGSKVWTKLIGTSGDDLGSLSIGNDNSIYLGVSPDIQLDPNSYLGFQASESFITKYSTNGDQIWKSPPLLTGSNYPTTLTTGKDGSIYLGGITDSNLDGQNNSGSFDVFITKLEDDVPTLAIAPENANQPEGDSGSKAFTFIVNRSGYILTPVSVDYTVQSPVLTAVIDGMESAIGDDFVGGVFPSGRVNFVGNETSKVITVNVQGDTTPEVDGDFPSVDVFTVTLSNATGGATITTATAVGTIQNDDVVVAPGLAIASTGATQTEGNSGTKAFPFTVTRSGDTTSSSSANWAVTGFGTNQADVTDFGGTLPTGTVNFTAGETSKTIIVDVLGDTTVEPDEGFTVTLSNPTNATITTATAVGTIQNDDVVVAPGLAIAPTNAIQTEGNIGTKAFTFTVTRSGDTTGSSSANWAVTGSGTNPADVTDFGGTLPTGTVNFTAGETSKTIIVDVLGDTTVEPDEGFTVTLSNPTNATITTATAVGTIQNDDVVVAPGLAIAPTNAIQTEGNLGTKAFTFTVTRSGDTTGSSSANWAVTGSSTNQADVTDFGGTLPSGMVSFAAGETSQIITVNVSGDTTFEPDEGFTVTLSNPIGAVLGTSSVGTNIRESASGGYGVTEKFYNISSGDGIFKLNYNMYAIPDKAEILVNNVLQNQTNGFVSGEGSLDLNSVKLKAGDQVKVIITGNVQGTAWDYSVDYSGGISSLNYIASGVIINDDTQVTQVNLAVSPTTVTEDGNNNLIYTFTRTGSITNTLAVNYTIGGTATLDTDYTGIISAGTTKTVTFAAGSSTATVTIDPIADTTVEGDETVELTLAPGTGYNIDTTSVVTGTITNDDRTLTPIIDYAPNVNISTGLVFSTNGGGNLSLDTNRLSMSNEVTGVQNGTKSNFNHLFGLYEVLNAQGEINTEKGVLKPGDSDYAFYALTTARVKDFIVQAGNSDIPSTATQLGSGVSLQGNKFYAPFVIANCGTYFPNLQQGVEDFVAAENGDVNRFANAPKHVRDLVATEVDNEFNNAPRFVQEPVAYFSFGSANPDKSPHLRSYGNGVYGFEDLPATATQYSNNDFNDAVFALS
- a CDS encoding transposase family protein, producing MKEVIVDGTERPVQRPQNRERQKEYYSGKKKRHTCKQITVSTREKRVIILTKTRAGKVHDKRLLHESEIVQYIPDEVAIEGDLGFHGLEKEFVNVHLPHKKPKGKELTQQQKEENRELSRQRVVCEHAHSGIKRYNCVHSVYRNRVTDFDDQLMLVSAGLWNFYLDAA
- a CDS encoding helix-turn-helix domain-containing protein: MLKLDRVLNQERLLRAMTGLNRQAFNELLSQFADTYERTVFNSLANRKRAPGGGRKPTLRSIEEKLFYILLYCKCYPTFDLLSVLFNFDRSCAHDWVHRLLSVLETTLGEKQVLPARKLRSRNSPKGFQM
- a CDS encoding carbon dioxide-concentrating mechanism protein CcmK, with amino-acid sequence MPMAVGVIETLGFPAVLAAADAMVKSAAVTIVYYGIAESGRLLVAVRGQVAEVKTAVAAGIASEETVYGGQVITHYIVPNPPENVETILPIHFTSKSEPFRIF
- a CDS encoding carbon dioxide-concentrating mechanism protein CcmK; amino-acid sequence: MSLQAVGSLETKGFPAVLAAADAMVKAGRVTLVGYIRVGSARFTINIRGDVSEVKTAMAAGVEAAQNVYGGTLESWVIIPRPHENVEAVLPIAYTDQVQQYRDSVENPIVRSSSGR
- a CDS encoding HetZ-related protein 2, with product MELSAANIAEYWRKRLAAESPENSDDARNSIMLWLLGSDLTRFAGFTPKELEIAQKAMEYRWRVLRQRYLGVGREQAYRNLMVRLASVTTIRNKIQTWVSLSRDRQRSVIDVLQEVIQEMLQSDSYMQQQMSLIADATGDKRLRDMLLFASLEEYCLRPVRNQPLLTHRFVNYLRRIQRGGLTQIPGKDVIRLVSDEILTEDTESNLNLLDDEAIAQYQEAQKVEEQQLLRQEVQEKFEEYLLEKLGETAVEWLRLYLEGKSQEEIAKKLNQPIKELYRLREKISYHAVKVFAIKDKPELVENWLSTSLKEDGLGLTPKQWEQLREKISPLGREILDRRKGGDSLAGIGEKLELKTHKVIGEWTKVYLVAQNLRAQN